Proteins encoded within one genomic window of Hahella chejuensis KCTC 2396:
- the ftsA gene encoding cell division protein FtsA, translated as MASSSGNMIVGLDIGTSKVVAIVGQRNQEGAIEVVGIGSHPSRGLKRGVVVNIETTVQAIQRAVEEAELMAGCRIHSVYAGIAGSHIRSMNSHGIVAVRDREVVQADLERVLDAAQAVAIPADQRVLHVVPQEYVIDNQEGVKEPVGMSGVRLEAKVHLVTCAVNAYQNIEKCVKRCGLEVDEIILEQLASSYAVLTDDEKELGVCVVDIGGGTTDIAIFTGGSIRHTAVIPIAGDQVTNDIAMALRTPTQNAEEIKIKYACALTQLAGADETIKVPGVGDRPSRDLSRQSLAEVVEPRYEELFTLIQSELRRSGYEDLIAAGVVLTGGTSSMEGVVELAEEIFHMPVRLAVPQWVTGLSDVVSNPMYSTAVGLLLYGFKQQELGRGAQHRGEPAENLFQRLKNWFMGNF; from the coding sequence ATGGCGAGTTCGAGTGGGAATATGATTGTGGGGCTGGACATTGGCACATCCAAAGTGGTGGCCATTGTCGGGCAGAGAAATCAGGAAGGAGCGATTGAAGTCGTTGGCATCGGTTCCCATCCGTCACGCGGACTCAAAAGGGGCGTTGTCGTCAACATCGAAACTACGGTCCAGGCCATACAACGTGCGGTGGAGGAGGCTGAGCTGATGGCCGGTTGCCGCATTCACTCCGTCTATGCCGGTATCGCCGGTAGCCACATTCGTAGTATGAACTCCCACGGCATCGTTGCGGTGCGCGACCGGGAAGTGGTGCAGGCGGATCTGGAAAGAGTCTTGGATGCGGCGCAGGCAGTGGCGATTCCTGCGGATCAGCGGGTGCTCCACGTCGTGCCGCAAGAATATGTCATCGACAATCAGGAAGGTGTGAAGGAGCCAGTAGGGATGTCTGGCGTGCGCCTGGAAGCCAAAGTGCATCTGGTTACGTGTGCGGTCAACGCTTATCAGAACATTGAAAAGTGTGTGAAGCGCTGCGGACTGGAAGTGGATGAAATCATCCTGGAGCAACTTGCCTCCAGCTACGCAGTACTGACTGACGATGAAAAAGAATTGGGCGTGTGCGTCGTCGATATCGGCGGCGGCACAACCGATATCGCAATATTCACTGGCGGCTCTATTCGCCATACAGCGGTTATTCCTATCGCTGGCGATCAGGTCACTAATGATATTGCGATGGCGTTGCGAACGCCGACGCAAAATGCGGAAGAAATCAAGATCAAATACGCCTGTGCGCTGACTCAGCTGGCAGGTGCGGATGAGACGATCAAGGTGCCGGGCGTGGGAGATCGCCCGTCGCGGGACTTAAGCCGGCAGTCGTTGGCGGAAGTCGTGGAGCCGCGCTATGAGGAGTTGTTCACCTTGATCCAATCAGAGTTGCGACGCAGCGGATATGAAGATCTCATCGCCGCAGGGGTCGTGCTCACGGGAGGAACCTCCAGTATGGAGGGGGTCGTGGAGTTGGCGGAGGAGATTTTCCACATGCCGGTAAGGCTGGCGGTGCCGCAATGGGTCACCGGCCTGAGCGATGTGGTTAGCAATCCTATGTACTCCACCGCAGTCGGATTACTGCTCTATGGATTTAAACAGCAGGAACTCGGCCGGGGCGCCCAGCACCGGGGAGAACCTGCGGAAAACCTGTTCCAACGGCTGAAGAACTGGTTTATGGGGAATTTTTAA
- a CDS encoding cell division protein FtsQ/DivIB, giving the protein MTPMKKQLDKSLGSRRGATATRAKERADNRNTGPAAIVRLLAFIPWNRVLLHVSIFCFWLLVLSALIAGVKWLDRPVATVQVVGELNYVSRGEVKELLSPLLHASFFTSDLEGVRKSLEAHPWVKRASISRLWPDAVQVDLEEEEPFVRWRNQGYINEAGRLFVKETGVVVNGLPALIGPPHSERLVFDNFQKWKAELAKVGLDVNGVIMESRGAWLISFTDGWELNLGKQDVEGRLHRFTVLFEKKLHQEREKIASVDARYTRGVAVKWKADVTPEQG; this is encoded by the coding sequence ATGACGCCAATGAAGAAGCAGCTCGACAAATCGCTTGGTTCCCGACGCGGCGCAACTGCGACCCGCGCAAAGGAGCGCGCCGACAACCGGAATACCGGGCCGGCTGCGATCGTGCGACTGCTGGCCTTTATCCCGTGGAATCGGGTGCTGCTGCACGTGTCGATCTTCTGCTTTTGGCTATTGGTGTTAAGTGCGCTGATCGCCGGCGTCAAATGGTTGGACCGTCCAGTCGCCACGGTTCAGGTAGTCGGCGAGTTGAATTACGTGAGCCGCGGAGAGGTGAAAGAGCTGCTGTCGCCGTTACTCCACGCCAGTTTTTTTACATCCGACCTAGAAGGTGTGCGTAAAAGTCTGGAAGCCCACCCCTGGGTAAAACGGGCTTCCATCTCCAGATTATGGCCGGACGCTGTGCAAGTGGATCTGGAAGAAGAAGAGCCTTTTGTCAGATGGCGCAACCAGGGCTATATCAACGAAGCCGGGCGGCTGTTCGTTAAAGAAACCGGCGTCGTGGTGAATGGCCTGCCAGCGCTGATTGGACCGCCGCACAGCGAGCGGCTGGTGTTTGATAACTTCCAGAAATGGAAGGCGGAGCTGGCCAAAGTGGGACTGGATGTGAACGGTGTGATCATGGAGTCCAGAGGCGCATGGCTGATCAGCTTTACGGATGGGTGGGAGCTTAACCTGGGGAAGCAGGATGTTGAGGGACGGCTACACCGTTTTACTGTGCTGTTTGAGAAGAAACTGCACCAGGAGCGAGAAAAAATAGCGAGTGTTGACGCACGATACACCCGGGGGGTGGCGGTGAAATGGAAAGCAGACGTTACTCCGGAACAAGGTTGA
- a CDS encoding D-alanine--D-alanine ligase → MTVVSWEKVKDLPPADFGKVAVLFGGASAERDVSLKSGGQVLAALRNVGVDCFHVDPRDGLQPLLDGDFDRVFIVLHGRGGEDGTMQGLLTLLNKPYTGSDVLASALAMDKLRTKQLWETMGIPTPKYAVLDAGSDWEAIVTEVGAGQPLMVKPVHEGSSIGMRRVVTAEELEAAYLEAAKFDSVVIAEQWITGAEYTVSILGEDALPAIKLETDRQFYDYEAKYVVNDTRYILPCGLPQDKEDELKTLALRAYRAIGCSGWGRVDIMCDAAGQPWLLEVNTVPGMTDHSLVPMAAKASGLSFEQLVLSILGTTL, encoded by the coding sequence ATGACGGTCGTCAGTTGGGAAAAAGTAAAAGACCTGCCCCCCGCCGATTTCGGCAAGGTGGCGGTGCTGTTCGGAGGCGCGTCTGCAGAGAGGGACGTGTCTCTGAAAAGCGGTGGGCAAGTGCTCGCGGCCTTACGTAACGTCGGTGTGGATTGTTTTCATGTTGATCCGCGCGATGGCTTACAGCCCTTGTTGGATGGCGACTTTGATCGCGTTTTCATCGTGTTGCACGGCCGTGGCGGAGAGGACGGAACTATGCAGGGACTGTTAACCCTGCTGAATAAACCCTACACCGGCAGTGACGTTTTGGCGTCCGCTCTGGCCATGGATAAGCTGCGCACCAAGCAATTATGGGAAACCATGGGCATTCCGACGCCCAAGTATGCCGTGTTGGATGCAGGCAGCGATTGGGAGGCTATTGTAACGGAAGTGGGCGCCGGGCAGCCGCTGATGGTCAAGCCGGTCCATGAAGGGTCCAGCATCGGCATGCGTAGAGTCGTTACCGCTGAAGAGTTGGAAGCGGCCTATCTGGAAGCGGCGAAGTTTGATTCGGTTGTCATCGCAGAGCAGTGGATAACCGGCGCGGAATACACGGTCTCTATTTTAGGTGAGGACGCGTTGCCGGCCATCAAGCTGGAGACAGACCGCCAGTTCTATGACTACGAAGCCAAGTATGTGGTGAACGACACGCGCTACATTCTGCCCTGTGGTTTACCTCAGGACAAAGAAGACGAACTCAAGACGTTGGCTCTGCGCGCCTATCGCGCCATTGGCTGCTCCGGATGGGGGCGGGTGGATATCATGTGCGACGCCGCCGGCCAGCCCTGGTTGCTGGAGGTGAACACGGTGCCGGGGATGACGGACCATAGTCTGGTTCCCATGGCTGCGAAAGCATCAGGATTAAGCTTTGAACAGCTGGTTTTGAGCATACTTGGAACAACATTGTAA
- the murC gene encoding UDP-N-acetylmuramate--L-alanine ligase, with protein sequence MTETTMKNTVWGPPEMRRIRRIHFVGIGGSGMCGIAEVLLNQGYEISGSDLKESATTRRLSDMGASITFGHTAQNIAGANVVVTSSAVAKDNPEVTAANEQRIPVIARAEMLAELMRYRHGVAIAGTHGKTTTTSLMASVLGEAGLDPTFVIGGRLNSAGTNAKLGASRYLVAEADESDASFLHLTPMVSVVTNIDADHMHTYGGDFEKLKQTFVDFLHNLPFYGVAVMCYDDPVVREIIPRVGRSVITYGFNEKADVRAVDIAQQGMQTSFTAKRPGGHPDLRISLNMPGKHNVLNALAVIAVATDEGIADEAIVSALNKFQGVGRRFQVYGNYPVDEGSVMLVDDYGHHPREVDATIKAIRDGWPEKRLVAVFQPHRYTRTRDLYEDFVQVLSKVDVLVLMDVYPAGEKEIPGADGRSLCRSIRQRGQLDPIFIERGQDVKAVLSGVLQDGDLLLTQGAGDIGAVAGVLAEGGLQ encoded by the coding sequence ATGACTGAGACAACTATGAAGAATACTGTTTGGGGACCGCCCGAAATGCGCCGTATCAGACGCATACATTTTGTGGGTATTGGCGGTTCCGGTATGTGCGGCATCGCGGAAGTGCTGCTGAACCAAGGTTATGAAATCAGCGGTTCCGACTTGAAAGAGTCCGCCACAACCAGACGTTTGAGCGATATGGGGGCGAGCATCACCTTTGGCCATACTGCGCAGAATATTGCCGGCGCCAATGTGGTGGTGACTTCCAGCGCCGTGGCCAAAGACAACCCGGAAGTGACGGCGGCTAATGAGCAACGTATTCCGGTTATCGCCCGCGCGGAAATGCTGGCGGAATTGATGCGTTATCGACACGGCGTCGCCATCGCCGGCACTCACGGCAAGACAACGACAACCAGCCTGATGGCGTCCGTATTAGGTGAAGCGGGCTTGGACCCAACGTTCGTTATCGGCGGTCGTCTGAATAGCGCCGGAACCAACGCCAAACTGGGGGCCTCAAGATATTTGGTGGCGGAGGCGGACGAAAGCGACGCTTCGTTTTTGCACCTGACGCCGATGGTGTCAGTAGTCACCAATATCGATGCGGACCATATGCACACTTATGGCGGCGACTTTGAGAAGCTGAAGCAGACATTTGTCGACTTTCTGCACAACCTGCCATTCTACGGCGTGGCGGTGATGTGCTACGACGATCCGGTGGTGCGTGAAATTATCCCCCGTGTAGGGCGTTCCGTTATCACCTACGGGTTTAACGAGAAAGCGGATGTACGCGCCGTGGATATCGCGCAGCAGGGTATGCAGACATCTTTTACTGCGAAACGCCCAGGCGGTCATCCAGACTTACGCATCAGCCTGAACATGCCGGGCAAGCACAATGTATTGAATGCGCTGGCGGTGATAGCGGTAGCGACTGATGAGGGTATTGCTGACGAAGCCATTGTTTCGGCATTGAATAAATTCCAGGGCGTGGGGCGTCGCTTTCAGGTTTACGGAAATTATCCGGTAGATGAGGGCTCTGTCATGCTGGTCGACGACTATGGCCATCATCCCAGAGAGGTTGACGCCACCATCAAGGCCATTCGCGACGGTTGGCCTGAAAAGCGTCTGGTGGCGGTGTTTCAACCGCATCGCTATACGCGCACCCGGGACCTTTATGAGGACTTCGTGCAGGTATTGTCCAAAGTGGATGTGTTGGTGCTGATGGATGTTTATCCCGCGGGCGAAAAAGAAATCCCCGGGGCGGATGGACGCAGTCTTTGCCGCAGCATCCGGCAACGCGGACAGCTTGACCCGATATTTATCGAGCGCGGCCAGGATGTGAAAGCCGTGCTGAGCGGCGTGCTTCAGGATGGAGATCTTCTGCTGACGCAAGGTGCGGGAGACATTGGCGCCGTCGCAGGCGTATTGGCGGAAGGCGGGCTGCAATAG
- the murG gene encoding undecaprenyldiphospho-muramoylpentapeptide beta-N-acetylglucosaminyltransferase codes for MSGKTFLVMAGGTGGHVYPALASALALREQGANVVWLGARGGMEERIIGRTDIPMRLITIGGLRGKGVAALLMAPVNLVRALWQAFSVFRKEKPDCVLGMGGFASGPGGIVACLTGTPLVIHEQNAIAGMTNRWLARGARYVLEAFPQTFAQAQSVVTVGNPVRDELAALPSPQERGIGARKPTLLILGGSRGALALNEAAPKAIAALPETLRPRVVHQAGEGKDQTCRELYASLGVEAEVYDFLQDMASVYANADLALCRAGALTLAELCTVGLGALLAPYPHAVDDHQTANARHLEQAGAAKIFQQDNLTVERLAETLTSLLGQPQKLLDMANAARTLAKPEATREVVKYCWEACAND; via the coding sequence ATGAGCGGCAAGACTTTCCTGGTTATGGCGGGCGGCACAGGCGGGCATGTATACCCGGCGCTGGCGTCTGCGCTGGCGCTGCGTGAGCAGGGGGCGAACGTCGTCTGGCTGGGCGCGCGTGGAGGGATGGAGGAGCGCATTATTGGTCGCACTGACATTCCTATGCGTTTGATTACTATTGGCGGCTTGCGGGGCAAAGGCGTCGCTGCGTTATTGATGGCGCCGGTAAATCTGGTGCGCGCCCTGTGGCAGGCGTTCAGCGTGTTCCGTAAGGAAAAGCCCGATTGTGTACTGGGAATGGGCGGCTTCGCGTCAGGCCCTGGCGGCATCGTGGCCTGTTTGACTGGCACGCCGCTGGTAATTCACGAACAGAATGCGATTGCCGGAATGACTAACCGTTGGTTAGCCCGCGGGGCGCGCTATGTATTGGAAGCTTTTCCGCAAACCTTTGCTCAGGCGCAATCGGTTGTGACAGTGGGTAATCCGGTCAGAGACGAATTGGCCGCTTTGCCATCGCCACAGGAGCGGGGAATCGGCGCTAGAAAACCGACGCTGCTTATTCTTGGCGGAAGTCGCGGCGCACTGGCTCTGAACGAAGCTGCGCCAAAAGCAATCGCCGCCTTGCCGGAAACGCTGCGTCCGCGAGTCGTGCACCAGGCGGGCGAGGGCAAGGACCAGACCTGTCGCGAGCTCTATGCGAGTTTGGGAGTGGAGGCTGAGGTCTACGATTTTTTACAAGACATGGCCAGTGTTTACGCAAATGCAGATCTGGCTTTATGTCGAGCGGGGGCGTTGACTCTTGCGGAGCTTTGTACTGTGGGACTGGGAGCGCTGCTGGCGCCGTACCCACATGCGGTGGACGATCACCAGACCGCGAATGCCCGGCACTTGGAGCAGGCGGGAGCGGCGAAGATATTTCAACAGGATAATTTAACGGTGGAAAGATTGGCTGAGACTTTGACTTCCCTGCTCGGGCAGCCGCAAAAGTTGCTGGATATGGCTAACGCCGCACGGACGTTAGCCAAGCCCGAAGCGACCAGAGAAGTGGTCAAGTATTGTTGGGAGGCGTGCGCCAATGACTGA
- the ftsW gene encoding putative lipid II flippase FtsW has protein sequence MSALTLTASKNTQTMTLDLPLLGSALALAAIGLIMVTSASVDFADDANGQALYYMWRHLTYLLAGVAVGFVILRLPLEWWHKQSWLLLVVALGFLVAVLIPGIGRTVNGSTRWISLGVINIQASEIAKVCLAIYTASYLVRRLDEVRGSWWGFAKPLLVLMLVALLLLMEPDFGALVVTMCAVVGMIFLSGVALSRFAALLMFCVGSVALLAVSQPYRLKRLTAYTDPWADQFDSGYQLTQALIAFGRGEWSGVGLGNSVQKLFYLPEAHTDFVFAIIAEELGLLGSLLIIVLFGVLLWRGMYVSRVAERAGQLFNAYAGYGVTLLLGGQALINLGVNTGLLPTKGLTLPLISYGGSSLIISCLCVAILLRIGSEAVSGEQTEDESPKVKNRGGAQR, from the coding sequence ATGAGCGCATTAACGCTTACCGCTTCCAAAAACACCCAGACGATGACATTGGATTTGCCCTTGCTGGGCTCCGCCCTGGCGTTGGCGGCTATTGGGCTGATTATGGTGACCTCCGCGTCGGTTGACTTCGCTGACGACGCCAATGGGCAGGCGCTGTATTACATGTGGCGGCACTTGACTTACCTGCTGGCCGGCGTTGCCGTCGGCTTTGTGATTTTGCGGCTGCCTTTGGAGTGGTGGCATAAGCAAAGCTGGTTATTACTGGTGGTGGCGCTGGGCTTTCTCGTTGCGGTGCTAATCCCTGGTATAGGGCGCACGGTTAACGGCAGCACACGGTGGATTAGCCTGGGAGTGATTAATATCCAGGCGTCGGAAATCGCCAAGGTCTGTCTGGCGATATATACCGCTAGCTATCTGGTGCGTCGTCTGGATGAAGTGCGCGGCAGCTGGTGGGGGTTCGCGAAGCCGTTGCTGGTGCTGATGCTGGTGGCGTTGTTACTGCTGATGGAGCCGGACTTCGGCGCGCTGGTTGTCACCATGTGCGCAGTAGTTGGAATGATTTTTTTGAGCGGCGTGGCGCTAAGTCGATTCGCTGCGCTTTTGATGTTCTGCGTGGGCAGCGTGGCGTTACTGGCGGTATCGCAGCCCTACCGTTTGAAACGGTTGACGGCGTATACCGATCCATGGGCGGACCAGTTTGACAGCGGTTATCAGCTGACTCAGGCGCTGATCGCTTTCGGGCGTGGCGAATGGAGCGGCGTAGGTTTGGGTAACAGTGTGCAAAAGCTTTTTTATCTCCCTGAAGCGCATACCGACTTTGTGTTCGCGATTATTGCGGAAGAGCTGGGTCTGCTGGGGAGCTTGTTGATTATCGTATTGTTCGGCGTGTTGTTGTGGCGGGGCATGTATGTATCGCGGGTGGCGGAACGCGCGGGCCAATTGTTTAACGCCTACGCCGGCTATGGCGTCACGCTGCTGCTGGGCGGTCAGGCGTTGATCAATCTGGGCGTGAACACAGGGTTGCTTCCAACTAAAGGATTGACCTTGCCGCTGATCAGTTACGGTGGCAGTAGTTTGATTATCAGTTGCTTGTGCGTGGCGATTTTGCTGCGTATTGGCTCTGAGGCGGTTAGTGGCGAGCAGACTGAAGATGAGTCGCCGAAAGTGAAAAACCGGGGAGGCGCCCAGCGATGA
- the murD gene encoding UDP-N-acetylmuramoyl-L-alanine--D-glutamate ligase → MSILARDRNIAVIGLGKTGLSCADYLTRRGYGFCVMDTRENPSGLAELNAINPDVPVVTGKLDQDMLARAAEIWLSPGVPLSHPDLQAVKGQVKICGDVDVFSREANAPILAITGSNGKSTVTTLVGEMAKACGVNVAVGGNLGTPVLDLLADEVELYVVELSSFQLETTDRLGALAATVLNLSEDHMDRYADMMAYHLAKLRVFYGCRRQVLNRDDALAQPPLSREAEITWFTLKTPEPGQYGVLEEKDGAWLAYGAEKLLPVEQMRIRGKHNWSNALAALALADAAGLEREPCLQALREFTGLTHRCEWVADKDGVAYINDSKATNVGATQAALAGLGPVTSGGIVLICGGQGKGQDFTPLAPAVKEWVSTLIIIGEDGPKLKEALAGGVMALSAETMEEAVKLAAEKSSPGDLVLLSPACASFDMFKNYEDRGDQFKQWVRAL, encoded by the coding sequence ATGTCGATTCTGGCGCGCGACCGTAATATCGCTGTTATCGGATTAGGTAAGACCGGGCTGTCCTGCGCGGATTATCTGACGCGGCGCGGTTATGGTTTTTGCGTGATGGATACGCGGGAGAATCCTTCTGGACTGGCGGAGCTTAATGCGATCAATCCGGATGTTCCGGTTGTGACTGGCAAGTTGGATCAGGACATGCTGGCTCGCGCAGCCGAAATCTGGTTGAGCCCTGGCGTGCCATTGAGCCACCCGGATCTTCAGGCTGTGAAAGGGCAAGTCAAAATCTGTGGCGATGTAGACGTATTCAGCCGTGAAGCCAATGCGCCCATTCTGGCCATCACCGGCTCCAACGGCAAAAGCACGGTGACCACGCTGGTCGGCGAGATGGCGAAGGCGTGCGGCGTGAATGTCGCTGTGGGTGGAAACCTGGGAACGCCTGTGCTGGATCTGCTGGCGGATGAGGTTGAGTTGTATGTGGTGGAGCTGTCCAGCTTCCAGTTAGAGACGACTGATCGCTTGGGCGCTTTGGCGGCGACAGTGCTGAATCTGTCGGAAGACCATATGGATCGCTATGCGGACATGATGGCTTACCACCTCGCCAAGTTGAGAGTTTTCTATGGCTGCCGTCGCCAAGTGCTGAATCGCGATGATGCGTTGGCGCAACCGCCGCTAAGCCGGGAAGCGGAAATCACGTGGTTTACCTTAAAGACGCCCGAGCCTGGACAGTATGGGGTGTTGGAGGAGAAGGACGGAGCCTGGCTGGCCTATGGCGCAGAAAAGCTGTTGCCCGTGGAGCAAATGCGCATTCGCGGTAAACACAACTGGAGCAACGCGCTGGCTGCGCTGGCGTTGGCGGATGCAGCAGGTTTGGAGCGCGAGCCCTGTCTGCAGGCGTTGAGAGAGTTTACAGGGCTGACCCACCGTTGCGAGTGGGTGGCCGACAAAGACGGGGTCGCCTACATCAATGACTCCAAAGCCACCAACGTGGGAGCCACACAAGCTGCATTGGCCGGATTGGGCCCTGTTACAAGCGGTGGAATTGTATTGATTTGCGGCGGACAAGGGAAAGGACAGGATTTCACTCCTTTGGCCCCAGCGGTGAAAGAGTGGGTGTCGACGCTGATCATCATTGGTGAAGACGGCCCTAAATTAAAAGAAGCACTTGCGGGTGGCGTAATGGCTCTGTCTGCGGAGACCATGGAAGAAGCGGTTAAACTGGCGGCGGAAAAATCCTCGCCCGGTGATTTGGTGCTGCTGTCGCCTGCCTGCGCCAGTTTTGACATGTTCAAAAACTATGAGGATCGCGGCGATCAGTTCAAACAATGGGTGAGGGCGTTATGA
- the mraY gene encoding phospho-N-acetylmuramoyl-pentapeptide-transferase has translation MLVWVADFLAQYFSIFSVFQYLTLRAILGVLTALLISLLVGPVMIRKLSYYQIGQAVRDDGPESHFSKAGTPTMGGALILVAIAVSTLLWADLTNRYVLITLGVTLLFGAIGWVDDWRKVVERNPKGLPARWKYFWQSVFGFGAAVLLFKTAHLPQETTLIVPFFKDITLALGVGFVLLTYFVIVGGSNAVNLTDGLDGLAIMPTVMVGGALAVFAYLSGHVKFAEYLHIPYLPGTGELVIFLGALVGAGLGFLWFNTYPAQVFMGDVGALALGAALGVVAVIVRQELVFFVMGGVFVMETVSVILQVASYKLTGRRIFRMAPLHHHFELKGWPEPRVIVRFWVITVVLVLVGLATLKIR, from the coding sequence ATGCTAGTCTGGGTAGCTGATTTTCTAGCGCAGTATTTCAGCATTTTCAGTGTGTTCCAGTACCTCACGCTGCGCGCGATCCTGGGTGTCTTAACAGCGCTGCTGATCTCCCTGCTGGTGGGGCCGGTGATGATTCGCAAGCTCAGCTATTACCAAATCGGGCAAGCGGTCAGAGACGATGGCCCTGAAAGCCATTTCAGCAAAGCCGGTACGCCGACCATGGGCGGCGCGCTGATTTTGGTGGCGATTGCGGTGAGCACATTGCTGTGGGCGGACCTGACCAACCGCTATGTGCTGATCACTTTGGGCGTGACCCTGTTGTTTGGGGCTATCGGCTGGGTGGATGACTGGCGCAAAGTCGTTGAGAGAAACCCTAAAGGCCTGCCGGCGCGCTGGAAGTACTTCTGGCAATCTGTATTTGGTTTTGGCGCGGCTGTCCTGTTATTCAAAACCGCACACTTACCACAGGAAACGACATTGATCGTTCCTTTTTTCAAAGACATCACTTTGGCGCTGGGCGTGGGATTTGTGCTGCTGACCTACTTTGTCATCGTGGGCGGCAGTAATGCGGTGAACCTGACTGACGGCCTGGATGGTCTGGCGATTATGCCAACAGTCATGGTAGGCGGCGCTCTGGCTGTATTCGCTTATTTGTCCGGTCACGTGAAGTTTGCTGAGTATCTGCATATTCCTTATTTGCCCGGGACCGGCGAGCTGGTGATTTTCCTGGGCGCGCTGGTTGGCGCAGGACTGGGGTTTCTCTGGTTCAACACCTACCCGGCGCAGGTATTCATGGGCGATGTAGGCGCTTTGGCGCTTGGCGCTGCGCTTGGCGTGGTGGCGGTCATCGTTCGTCAGGAACTGGTGTTTTTCGTAATGGGCGGCGTGTTCGTGATGGAGACGGTGTCCGTGATTCTACAGGTGGCGTCATACAAGCTGACTGGAAGGCGTATCTTCCGAATGGCTCCGTTGCACCATCATTTTGAACTTAAAGGCTGGCCGGAGCCGAGAGTCATCGTGCGGTTTTGGGTAATAACCGTAGTGTTGGTGCTGGTTGGTTTGGCGACGTTGAAGATCAGGTAA
- a CDS encoding UDP-N-acetylmuramoyl-tripeptide--D-alanyl-D-alanine ligase, with translation MTDDIAKAVGGAAEGDSVAFTRVTTDSRADCSGALFVALKGDRFDGHEYIDAAVSQGAVAVMAQAKANADVAQIIVPDSLAGLGRLGALNRSRFNGPVAAVTGSAGKTTVKELLASILSQRGDVCKTQGNFNNHIGVPLSLLQLTEEHRSAVFELGASAVGEIAYTVALARPQVAILNNAAAVHVEGFGDLASIVKAKGEIVCGLPEDGVAVLNKDDANFSAWVEMAGARKVISFGLDDSAMVRAQNIHLELNGSTFRLSAPEGGIDATLPLPGAHNVRNALAAAAAALALGWTLEEVRDGLASAAPVKGRMNKLLGINGSVILDDTYNASPTSMKAAIDVLARYPGRRIVALGHMGELGSVAEDAHREVAQYARDNGVDMLLGIGRWAAEYREGFGDESPVVTTHDDIAAWLRERLDSNTTVLVKGSRSAAMENVVKQIVEK, from the coding sequence TTGACAGATGACATTGCGAAAGCGGTCGGCGGAGCGGCTGAGGGCGACAGCGTCGCTTTTACGCGCGTTACGACCGACTCCAGGGCGGATTGCTCCGGCGCTTTGTTTGTCGCACTGAAAGGCGACCGCTTCGATGGCCATGAGTACATAGACGCCGCCGTCTCTCAGGGCGCTGTCGCCGTAATGGCGCAAGCCAAAGCGAACGCGGACGTGGCGCAGATTATCGTGCCGGATAGTCTGGCGGGGTTGGGGCGACTGGGCGCGCTTAACCGGAGTCGCTTTAACGGTCCAGTGGCGGCTGTCACCGGTAGTGCGGGCAAGACCACAGTGAAGGAGCTGTTGGCTTCTATATTGTCGCAGCGTGGCGACGTATGTAAGACCCAGGGCAACTTTAACAATCACATCGGCGTGCCTTTGAGCCTGCTGCAGCTAACGGAAGAACACCGGAGCGCCGTGTTTGAGCTGGGCGCCAGTGCGGTGGGGGAAATCGCCTATACGGTGGCGCTTGCGCGTCCGCAGGTGGCGATTCTGAATAACGCCGCGGCGGTGCATGTTGAAGGGTTTGGCGATCTGGCGAGCATTGTGAAAGCCAAGGGCGAGATCGTCTGCGGCTTACCTGAAGATGGCGTGGCGGTGTTGAACAAAGATGACGCTAATTTCTCCGCATGGGTGGAAATGGCGGGCGCGCGCAAAGTCATCAGCTTTGGTTTGGATGACTCTGCGATGGTGAGAGCGCAAAACATACATCTTGAGCTGAACGGCTCCACGTTTCGGTTATCCGCGCCAGAAGGAGGCATTGATGCGACTCTGCCGTTGCCGGGCGCGCACAACGTTCGCAACGCTTTGGCTGCTGCGGCCGCCGCTCTGGCGTTGGGATGGACGTTGGAAGAGGTGCGTGACGGACTCGCGTCGGCGGCTCCAGTGAAGGGGCGCATGAACAAGTTACTGGGAATTAACGGGAGTGTCATTCTTGATGACACCTACAATGCCAGCCCGACTTCGATGAAGGCCGCGATTGATGTCCTGGCCCGCTATCCGGGGCGTCGAATCGTCGCGCTGGGGCACATGGGAGAACTGGGCTCCGTTGCAGAGGACGCGCATAGGGAGGTTGCTCAATACGCCAGGGACAATGGCGTAGATATGTTATTGGGAATAGGCCGCTGGGCGGCGGAATATCGTGAAGGTTTCGGGGATGAGTCCCCGGTTGTGACTACTCATGACGACATCGCCGCATGGTTGCGGGAGCGCTTGGACTCTAACACCACCGTGTTGGTGAAAGGCTCACGGAGCGCGGCGATGGAAAACGTTGTGAAGCAGATAGTGGAGAAATGA